Part of the Oncorhynchus masou masou isolate Uvic2021 chromosome 24, UVic_Omas_1.1, whole genome shotgun sequence genome is shown below.
tttttatttttacccatctaccaataggtacaCTTCTATGCGAGTCATGTGAAAATCTCTctggtctttatggttgaatcGGTGTGAAATTCCCTGCTCGgcagagggaccttacagataattgtatgtatgGGCTACAGATAGAAGGTAGTCATAAAAAATAATCATGTTAAACACCCAATTTAAGCAAAATAATACTCCTGAACTTTAGGCttgacaaaggggttgaatacttatcaacACAAGGTATTTCAGACTAATTTTCGATTAATAAgtatacattttaaaaagcataattccactttgacattatgggtcattgtgtgtaggtcagtgacaaaaaaaactattaaataaaatgtttattcaggctgtaacaaaatgtggaaaaagtcaaggagcgtgaatactttgaaggcactgtatatcttaaTGAGGTATGAGGTATACACTGCTAGGTCACTTCCTGTAAAATTGATTGTGTGGTGTCAATGTCATTTTAACAACCTCtttgtaaccccccccccattgCACAAGAAATGCATTACTTACtagatcaagaggatggattcaAAAACACAAAAATTATGGGAAAAAAACAACATGAAAACCAAGATCATGAAAACAAAATCATGCCAACACATGCACCCAATTGTAAAtgataatttatttatttttaaatgctAAAAAAGGGACAATGCAGAGGAGGAAGGTGATGAACAAGTGAAAACTTATGGGGGGGAAAAAAGGGAAATGACAACCAAGTAAAATGATGtaccaataaaaaaataaaaaaaataactggTGGTTAACTTCCATGTGGAAATTACCTGCTTCAGCACTCAGGTTGGGCATCTGATCCATTCCTGGGCCCTCTGTGTCCTTAGAGAACAACTCCGGTTTACGAACAGGCGAGTGGATGAGAGGGGCCTTTGAGGCGGGACCTTTGGTATCATCCATCTCCAGGTCTGACTTGACCTTCTGGGTGAGTAGGAGGTAAGAGCGCTGACTAGGAGATTCTTCCTGAACTTCTGGGACTATATTTGCAGACTCCACATCCGTCAGCCCAAAGCGCATGTCATCTTCATCCATGCTAAACTCTGTTGCCTTAGCAAACTTGGAGCTATCTAATGCTTCTAGAAACTCATCGAttacacccctgaggggcctctcGATGAACTCAAACTCTTCAGAGGACACTTCCGGCTCAGAGATATCCTCTGCTGCCTCTGCCTCTTCCACTTTCATGTCATTCTTCTCAGACTCCACCTGGAAACTTGCAGGATTCTTGGCCATTGCCTCCAGAACAGGGGACAGGGAGTCTGCTGACGGACTCTCAGAATCAGAATCTTCAGGGGTCTTTGTCTGGAAATTAAGAGGCTCTAATTTGTTCACAATTTGAGGTGAATCTTGACTGGACAACATCCAATCTTTTTGTTCTATCTGGACAGGTACTTTGCTATGGGGTGTAGGCTCTGCCTCCTTTACGAGGTCAAAGGCACTAAAGCCTTCATCTTCAGTCTTCACAGCTAGTCTTGCTTCAGTCTCCTCAGTCAGCTCCTTCAGCAGTAAAGCTTTGGAATCGAAAGCAAAGGGATTTGTGGCtgacagagggacagggacagtgggtGACTCAACCATCTTCCGGATTGGAGCAGGGCTCGGCTCAGTGCTTCCTTCAGAAGAGCCCGAGTCCACTTTGTCAGGGTTCAGAGGGAAGGGCTTTAAGATATCTGGAAGAGATGTAAGTGTAGAGTCCTCACTCTCTTTTGGGGTGGTTGAGAACTGATTGAGTGGCTCCATGAGCGAGTCCGCAGCCATCTTGACAGACTcatatgtttttgtttcatcGTAATATGATGGTGGGCTGCCATCTTGTGAGTCTTCAGCCCGGCCATACTGGACCAGGTCTGGGGTGGGACTCTCAGACATTTTAGCTGCCTGGCTGTCAGAGGTCATATCCCCAAGATGGGAGAACCCAGCATCTGCTACAGGGGAGAAGCCCTGGAAAGGATTCTTCTTCACCTCAAACATTAAGTCATCATCTGATTGGCCAAGCATATCTGGCTCATACCCTGAGGAGCCTCTGGATGCTGAGTCTTTGGAAAACGTATCCATTGAGGCCCTGGGGTTGTCTTGAGAAGCTAAGAGTGGAGAATCCCAGTGCTCTGTtgggttagaggaggcaggtgcaATGTCAGAGTCAGGAGTCATCAGGGGATTATTGGGGGACTGGGAAGTAGTAGACCTGACTGGGCTACAAAGCTGCTCTTCAGGAGAGACCACGCCACTGTCTCCACACAGAGACTTGGACCCTACATCGCTCTCGGGgcatttttttttatgtttactTTGAATGTAGGTAGCAGTTTCTAACCCTGTCACAATATCCTCATCACTCTTACTAAATCCTAATCTGGTGTTACCCTCTTCATCCCAAGGCATATCCTTGGTCAGTATTTTGGGGGGCTCAGTAGAAGGCCAAGAAGAGAAGCCCAATGGAGCAGATGCTGGATTTGGACTCTCTGACAAAGAGAGGTCTTCCAGAGAGTCAGGAGAGtgaaggcgagagagaggggagatgggagcaGGGGAATCACCCTTCTGCCCAAGTTCTTGAGTAAAGAGGGAAAATGCAATACATCAAGACACACTCCATTCCTTCAGCGCTAGCAAGCCATGCCTGGCATGCCCTGCCAGCAGTCTGCAGAGTTGAGGTGTTGTTTCACATCAGTGATATTATAAACTGGTATGCCAAAAGATACAAAACCAGTTAtgggagattttttttttaacataggAACAATCAATGAGGGGAATCATCACCTCAACGTTTAACTGTAAAGTTAGTGTATGTTTTCTACTGTAAGTGGACTTATCACAGGGATTCACATTATAGGATCATACAAACAATGTTAGTCTTTCTTTTAAATTACTTAAATGCAAATACAATGTAAAATATTATTAAAGGCCAAGTGCAGTTaccctgtgttttatatcatattgtAAAATAGCTGATAAAAattaacactgtaaaagtgtgaacaaatttgatcagtgttatttcctgattgTAAAATTGTATTTTAAATTGTATTATATTTCAACCAGCAACTCAGGACCTTCTAATCATGGGTGGAATTTCAGCTTGCCTTGTAACATCCCCAGGTGGTAACTGTAGCTAAAAAGGAAATtggtttatttttttacaattggAAACTATTACCGTAAGGTACATAATTGCTACCAAGAAATGTGACAAACAGCTGCATTTGGGCCTTTAACAAACTTTGCATGCATATCAGTCAAAATGTAATTAAGGTATAAAAGGCATGAAATTAAAAAGAGAAGATGCAGGAGGACAAAGGCAGCCAGGAAAAAGAACTTGCCTTTTGGGAATTGCATCAGAGGTTGAAGCGCAGCAGGAAGAAAATTGTCATCTGAAAAAGAGACAGTAGCACAGTGTGAAGTGGACAATGCCAGCAGCTGAGGAAACAGAAAACAATTAACACTACAACAGTGTGAAACAGACCCTAACATGGGGCCTCTACACTACTTTGACAACAAACTAGGTCCAGGAGAGATACTTCTGTAGTGTAAACAGATGGATCTAGATTCAAAATCTCTTGAAGAGATCTGCCACACGACCTCTGGAGATAGTGTGGGGAACATCTATAGCACATAGTGGGGTCCGAAACTATTGATGCCATTGACAAAGATGAACAAAAATGACTacaataaataattcaaatacggagctatattgtatgctaaaaATGGAAAGTATATTGGTATACTAATACAAAGAAAGAGGTTGTGTttaacaagtcattttttcccctaaaaaaataaaataaataaataaataaaaattagaGGTAAAATTATTCACAACCCTGTTGTCAATACCTCACCTTCCTAGGACAATcgcagcctttttctaaaatgcttcatgagttggagaacacattgggaatGATCTTACACCATTCCACCCTACAGAACCCTTGGTCTACGCTtagactgccctcttcaatttgAGGAAAGCCCCAAAACCTGTCAAGccccaaacccccccccccccaagttagactgctctctgctaccgcacggcaagcggtaccgatggaCCAAGTCTTGAACCAACAGGAGCCTGAACAATTTCTACAGTAGCAAAACACTACAGTAGCTCTATACTGGAATACTACACTACCCAgcctatctgcattgacccttttgtagaaatagaatgacacaaacaggcattctattttttTACCctattatagtggccactatGCACAAGGCTACATGTGCACAAGGCTACGTGTGTAAAAATAACATTCACTGAGTAAAAATGTAATAATCCCCCCCTCACTCACGTgttactgtcaagttcaacacaacaaaagcaatatctttgggctacactgcacattatacactttctgcctgtggacatctATTCTACAATGTACCAGCATAGCatgataccctttgttggcataattgatctctttcaggcagagaGAACACCTAGCATACCCCTTTAAATCCACTGAATTTaaaaagtgagaaagagggaaagtgtgtggtgttcctttcacctctataGTGGCATCCA
Proteins encoded:
- the rtn4a gene encoding reticulon-4a isoform X2, with the protein product MGDGEQVVSSTTEDEMSRYSQYGNHYGNNEATATFGDDDIVDLVGGAHDAIERHKASYPEDIIKFTKDEEALLTTTTERATGQQTHDEVIPDSTPSEEELAEIIPAPVISNCLDADSLPELIRPYPPAKSAPEEAGPVLEAAPEKEAIAAPPAPSHDNFLPAALQPLMQFPKEHWDSPLLASQDNPRASMDTFSKDSASRGSSGYEPDMLGQSDDDLMFEVKKNPFQGFSPVADAGFSHLGDMTSDSQAAKMSESPTPDLVQYGRAEDSQDGSPPSYYDETKTYESVKMAADSLMEPLNQFSTTPKESEDSTLTSLPDILKPFPLNPDKVDSGSSEGSTEPSPAPIRKMVESPTVPVPLSATNPFAFDSKALLLKELTEETEARLAVKTEDEGFSAFDLVKEAEPTPHSKVPVQIEQKDWMLSSQDSPQIVNKLEPLNFQTKTPEDSDSESPSADSLSPVLEAMAKNPASFQVESEKNDMKVEEAEAAEDISEPEVSSEEFEFIERPLRGVIDEFLEALDSSKFAKATEFSMDEDDMRFGLTDVESANIVPEVQEESPSQRSYLLLTQKVKSDLEMDDTKGPASKAPLIHSPVRKPELFSKDTEGPGMDQMPNLSAEAVVELLYWRDVKTSGVVFGAGLSLLLSLTLCSIVSVSSYITLVLLSVTICFRIYKGILQAIQKSDEGHPFKLYLDQDVGLSEETVHKYSDCALARFNTTVIELRRLFLVEDLVDSLKFAVLMWILTYVGALFNGLTLLILGLVGMFSFPIIYEKYKVQIDHYVGMANKQVKDIIATVQAKVPGLKRVKAD
- the rtn4a gene encoding reticulon-4a isoform X1, which gives rise to MGDGEQVVSSTTEDEMSRYSQYGNHYGNNEATATFGDDDIVDLVGGAHDAIERHKASYPEDIIKFTKDEEALLTTTTERATGQQTHDEVIPDSTPSEEELAEIIPAPVISNCLDADSLPELIRPYPPAKSAPEEAGPVLEAAPEKEAIAAPPAPSHDNFLPAALQPLMQFPKELGQKGDSPAPISPLSRLHSPDSLEDLSLSESPNPASAPLGFSSWPSTEPPKILTKDMPWDEEGNTRLGFSKSDEDIVTGLETATYIQSKHKKKCPESDVGSKSLCGDSGVVSPEEQLCSPVRSTTSQSPNNPLMTPDSDIAPASSNPTEHWDSPLLASQDNPRASMDTFSKDSASRGSSGYEPDMLGQSDDDLMFEVKKNPFQGFSPVADAGFSHLGDMTSDSQAAKMSESPTPDLVQYGRAEDSQDGSPPSYYDETKTYESVKMAADSLMEPLNQFSTTPKESEDSTLTSLPDILKPFPLNPDKVDSGSSEGSTEPSPAPIRKMVESPTVPVPLSATNPFAFDSKALLLKELTEETEARLAVKTEDEGFSAFDLVKEAEPTPHSKVPVQIEQKDWMLSSQDSPQIVNKLEPLNFQTKTPEDSDSESPSADSLSPVLEAMAKNPASFQVESEKNDMKVEEAEAAEDISEPEVSSEEFEFIERPLRGVIDEFLEALDSSKFAKATEFSMDEDDMRFGLTDVESANIVPEVQEESPSQRSYLLLTQKVKSDLEMDDTKGPASKAPLIHSPVRKPELFSKDTEGPGMDQMPNLSAEAVVELLYWRDVKTSGVVFGAGLSLLLSLTLCSIVSVSSYITLVLLSVTICFRIYKGILQAIQKSDEGHPFKLYLDQDVGLSEETVHKYSDCALARFNTTVIELRRLFLVEDLVDSLKFAVLMWILTYVGALFNGLTLLILGLVGMFSFPIIYEKYKVQIDHYVGMANKQVKDIIATVQAKVPGLKRVKAD